The Solanum lycopersicum chromosome 9, SLM_r2.1 genome window below encodes:
- the FZY3 gene encoding flavin monooxygenase-like protein (The RefSeq protein has 1 substitution compared to this genomic sequence): MNQYCNSPCSPLMVHELEQEDLFAGRCILVNGPVIIGAGPSGLAVGAGLKQQGVPFVILDRANCIASLWQNRTYDRLKLHLPRQFCELPYFPFPQNFPEYPTKYQFISYLESYAKNFEISPRFNESVHSAKYDETCGLWRVKTVCRNGSVIEYICRWLVVATGENAERVVPEFEGLEDFGGHIMHACDYKTGEVYEGKNVLVVGCGNSGMEVSLDLCHHNASPFMVVRSSVHVLPREILGKSTFELGVSMMKWLSIDVVDKILLVAARLLLGNIEKYGLKRPSIGPLQLKNTEGKTPVLDIGALQKIKTGDIKIVPAIKKFSQGKVEFVNGEIQEIDCIILATGYCSNVPSWLKESEFFSREGFPRSPFPNGWKGKAGLYAVGFTKRGLSGASLDAIKVSQDIGKIWKEEIKQKNQSVAVACHRRNKLSSF; encoded by the exons ATGAATCAATATTGTAATAGTCCTTGTTCACCACTAATGGTTCATGAACTTGAACAAGAAGACTTGTTTGCTGGTAGATGTATACTAGTAAATGGTCCTGTTATTATTGGTGCTGGTCCTTCAGGACTAGCAGTTGGCGCGGGCCTTAAACAACAAGGGGTTCCCTTTGTGATCTTAGACCGCGCCAACTGCATTGCATCCTTATGGCAAAACAGGACGTATGATCGCCTTAAACTTCACCTCCCGCGACAATTCTGTGAATTGCGTTACTTCCCATTTCCACAAAACTTCCCTGAGTATCCTACCAAGTATCAATTCATTAGCTACCTTGAATCTTATGCCAAGAACTTCGAGATCAGCCCACGATTCAATGAGTCGGTCCACTCTGCTAAGTATGATGAAACATGtggtttatggagggtgaagaCAGTGTGTAGAAATGGTTCAGTCATTGAATATATATGTAGGTGGCTTGTGGTGGCTACAGGAGAGAATGCAGAAAGAGTAGTGCCCGAATTCGAAGGATTAGAAGATTTTGGTGGACATATTATGCATGCTTGTGACTATAAAACAGGGGAAGTTTATGAAGGGAAGAATGTGTTAGTTGTTGGATGTGGTAATTCAGGCATGGAAGTTTCACTTGATCTTTGTCACCATAATGCAAGTCCATTCATGGTCGTTCGAAGCTCG GTTCATGTTTTACCAAGGGAAATACTCGGAAAATCAACGTTTGAGTTAGGAGTATCAATGATGAAATGGCTATCAATTGATGTAGTTGACAAGATATTACTAGTTGCAGCAAGGTTACTTCTTGGAAACATAGAAAAGTATGGTTTAAAAAGGCCATCCATTGGACCTTTACAACTCAAGAATACAGAAGGAAAAACTCCAGTTCTAGACATAGGTGCATTACAAAAGATTAAAACAGGAGACATAAAGATAGTTCCAGCAATCAAAAAATTTTCTCAAGGAAAAGTAGAATTTGTCAATGGAGAAATACAAGAAATTGATTGTATCATTTTGGCAACAGGATATTGCAGCAATGTTCCTTCTTGGTTaaag GAAAGTGAATTCTTTTCAAGGGAGGGATTTCCAAGAAGTCCATTTCCAAATGGATGGAAAGGAAAAGCTGGTTTATATGCAGTTGGATTTACAAAGAGAGGACTTTCTGGTGCATCTTTGGATGCAATTAAAGTATCACAAGATATTGGAAAAATTTGGAAAGAAGAAATTAAACAGAAAAATCAATCTGTTGCTGTTGCATGTCATAGAAGAAACAAGTTATCTTCCTTCTAG